A stretch of Gemmatimonadaceae bacterium DNA encodes these proteins:
- a CDS encoding J domain-containing protein, giving the protein MNRRNYYRVLHVQPDAPAEVVRAAYRALMVKHHPDQGGDHDQAVLLNEAWAVLGDPVRRAAYDEKRARAGHKPRTGAEARGSAAPPPPPRRDTPPASAPNVRTCPFCGGGNPVSELACLRCEVPLTRVRPAAPTAGPSGDDRRRLPRVSRADWGTMKLQWQGDAIDIRLRNLSLEGVSFFSGAPLVPRSRIRLTAAAFDAVVDVIRCERSGNIYVAQGAFVTVRFAAKGGFVYTTA; this is encoded by the coding sequence GTGAACCGCCGGAATTACTACCGCGTGCTGCATGTGCAGCCGGATGCCCCCGCCGAGGTCGTGCGGGCGGCGTATCGGGCGCTCATGGTCAAGCATCACCCCGATCAGGGGGGCGACCATGATCAGGCCGTCCTGCTGAACGAAGCGTGGGCCGTGCTGGGCGACCCCGTCCGCCGCGCCGCGTACGATGAAAAGCGCGCCCGCGCCGGCCATAAGCCGCGCACCGGCGCCGAAGCCCGCGGCTCGGCGGCGCCGCCGCCACCGCCCCGTCGGGACACGCCGCCGGCCAGTGCGCCGAATGTCCGCACCTGCCCCTTCTGCGGCGGCGGCAATCCCGTCAGCGAGCTCGCCTGCCTGCGCTGTGAGGTCCCCCTCACCCGCGTGCGCCCGGCGGCCCCCACTGCCGGACCGTCGGGCGACGACCGCCGCCGGCTCCCGCGCGTATCCCGCGCCGACTGGGGCACGATGAAGCTCCAGTGGCAAGGCGACGCGATCGACATCCGCCTCCGCAATCTGTCGCTCGAAGGCGTGAGCTTCTTCTCCGGCGCGCCGCTCGTCCCGCGCTCGCGCATCCGTCTCACCGCCGCCGCGTTCGACGCGGTGGTCGATGTGATCCGCTGCGAACGGAGCGGCAATATCTATGTCGCGCAGGGGGCGTTTGTGACGGTGCGGTTTGCGGCGAAAGGTGGGTTTGTCTATACCACGGCGTGA
- a CDS encoding protein kinase, whose product MSTLEALRTALTGRYDLQRELGAGGMATVYLARDVRHNRQVALKVLHPELSAVLGPERFLKEIELTANLQHPHILPLFDSGEAGGQLFYVMPFVEGESLRARLDREQQLSIPDAIALAREVAGALHYAHERGVVHRDIKPENILLQGGHALVADFGIALAVQQAGGQRMTQTGLSLGTPQYMAPEQAMGERTVDARADVYALGAVTYEMLTGEPPFTGPSSQAIVARVLTVPPAPPTQTRSTVPAHVEAAVLAALQKVPADRFASAQKFAEALITPTTAMPAASTPPSPPDAPPTAGGRTPTLALVATLMLAISVGAWGWLRPHAGSPADELPVSAQFTVEFPAGTTFDNIYAPLAITSDGRTLIFRGTVNGEAQAMRRDLDKLEITPIPGTANAGWFNVSPDDEWLLYAEGNGVGGSGQIHRLSLRGGQPTNIVARGEQLTWLGNDSLLLGLPSLRVASVTGSDSGRVAVAVDRQRGEVSMRWPLVLDDRRHAIYTSWGNDGLAGARLAIADLQAHTSRPLDLAGVMTLGISDHRLYWVTLGGTVMSVRFDAKTLTPQGAPREHLRGVFVAPNVGHARAVLSASGTLAYLMDDGMWSNLVLFDRRGGSVKSVSMTNVSSVASPKWSPDGRRIAVEIVSAQGAFDVGVVDPSTGSVQRLTSDGKSRTPVWSADARSVYFISWRSGSGMIWRQPADGTGTAEQVGVVGNATQLAASLDSTRLAVLDGSTVRAFDIGARTMRDVFTETTQVEHLALSPNGRWISYTSTSGSRRQVVARPFPGGGAPLPLTIEEGGEPVWSADGRTLFYLSSREQMRSLSIEEGATLRVTGRHDEVNGPYFALGASNRQHFDAAPDGQHFAGLRRLNARPRLIVITNWRQQVEASLATTRPE is encoded by the coding sequence ATGAGCACTCTCGAGGCGTTACGCACGGCGCTGACCGGCCGCTACGACCTCCAGCGCGAACTCGGCGCCGGGGGCATGGCCACGGTGTATCTCGCCCGCGATGTGCGCCACAATCGCCAGGTCGCGCTCAAGGTCCTGCACCCTGAGCTCTCGGCGGTGCTCGGTCCCGAGCGATTCCTCAAGGAGATCGAGCTCACCGCGAATCTGCAGCATCCGCACATCCTGCCGCTCTTCGACAGCGGGGAGGCGGGCGGGCAGCTGTTCTATGTGATGCCGTTCGTGGAGGGCGAGTCGCTGCGGGCGCGCCTCGATCGCGAACAGCAGCTGAGTATCCCGGACGCCATTGCCCTCGCGCGGGAAGTCGCCGGCGCGCTGCACTACGCGCACGAGCGCGGCGTCGTCCATCGCGACATCAAGCCTGAGAACATCCTGCTCCAAGGCGGGCACGCGCTCGTCGCCGACTTCGGCATCGCGCTCGCGGTACAGCAGGCAGGCGGGCAGCGCATGACGCAAACAGGGCTCTCGCTCGGTACGCCGCAGTACATGGCGCCCGAACAGGCGATGGGCGAGCGGACCGTCGACGCGCGGGCCGATGTGTACGCGCTCGGCGCCGTGACGTACGAAATGCTCACCGGCGAGCCGCCATTCACCGGGCCGAGCAGTCAGGCGATCGTGGCGCGCGTGCTCACCGTACCACCGGCGCCGCCGACGCAGACGCGCAGTACCGTCCCCGCGCATGTCGAGGCCGCGGTGCTCGCGGCGTTGCAGAAGGTGCCGGCGGATCGGTTCGCGAGCGCGCAGAAGTTTGCGGAGGCGCTGATCACGCCGACCACGGCCATGCCAGCGGCCAGTACGCCACCGTCGCCGCCTGACGCGCCGCCTACGGCGGGCGGGCGAACGCCGACCCTGGCGCTCGTCGCGACGCTCATGCTGGCGATCAGCGTGGGCGCGTGGGGATGGCTGCGACCGCACGCCGGTTCGCCGGCGGACGAACTGCCGGTCTCGGCACAATTCACCGTCGAGTTTCCGGCCGGCACCACCTTTGACAACATCTATGCGCCGCTCGCGATCACCAGCGACGGCCGCACGTTGATCTTCCGCGGTACGGTCAATGGCGAAGCGCAGGCGATGCGCCGCGATCTCGACAAGCTCGAGATCACGCCGATTCCGGGAACGGCGAATGCCGGCTGGTTCAACGTGTCGCCGGACGACGAGTGGTTGTTGTACGCCGAAGGCAACGGCGTGGGTGGGTCAGGGCAAATCCATCGCCTCTCGCTGCGTGGCGGACAACCCACGAACATTGTCGCGCGCGGTGAACAGTTGACCTGGCTGGGCAACGACTCGCTGCTCCTCGGGCTCCCCAGCCTGCGTGTCGCCAGTGTGACCGGCTCCGATTCGGGGCGCGTGGCGGTGGCCGTGGACCGGCAACGCGGTGAAGTGAGCATGCGCTGGCCGCTGGTACTCGACGATCGGCGCCATGCGATCTACACCAGCTGGGGCAACGACGGCCTCGCCGGGGCAAGGCTGGCGATCGCGGATCTCCAGGCCCACACCTCGCGCCCGCTCGATCTGGCAGGGGTCATGACCCTCGGCATCAGCGACCATCGCCTCTACTGGGTGACGCTCGGCGGCACGGTGATGTCGGTGCGCTTCGACGCGAAGACCCTTACGCCGCAGGGGGCGCCTCGTGAGCACCTCCGCGGCGTGTTCGTGGCGCCGAATGTGGGGCACGCGCGAGCGGTACTGTCCGCGTCGGGCACACTGGCGTACCTCATGGACGATGGCATGTGGAGCAATCTGGTCCTGTTCGACCGTCGGGGCGGCAGCGTCAAATCAGTCTCCATGACCAATGTCTCGAGCGTCGCCTCCCCCAAGTGGTCACCCGATGGCAGACGAATCGCGGTGGAGATTGTCAGCGCCCAGGGGGCGTTCGACGTGGGGGTGGTCGATCCGTCCACCGGCTCCGTCCAGCGGCTGACGAGCGACGGGAAGAGCCGCACACCGGTGTGGTCCGCCGACGCCCGGTCCGTCTACTTCATCTCGTGGCGCAGCGGGTCCGGCATGATCTGGCGACAGCCCGCCGACGGAACGGGCACCGCAGAGCAGGTCGGCGTCGTGGGCAACGCCACGCAGCTGGCCGCCAGCCTGGACAGCACGCGCCTCGCGGTGCTCGACGGGAGCACCGTTCGCGCCTTCGACATCGGTGCGCGCACCATGCGCGACGTCTTCACGGAGACGACACAGGTCGAGCATCTCGCGCTGTCACCCAACGGACGCTGGATCAGCTACACCAGCACCAGCGGATCGCGACGCCAGGTTGTTGCCCGACCATTCCCGGGCGGTGGCGCGCCCCTTCCGCTCACGATCGAAGAGGGCGGTGAGCCCGTGTGGTCCGCGGATGGCCGAACCCTGTTCTACCTCTCGTCGCGTGAGCAGATGCGGTCGCTCTCGATCGAGGAAGGGGCAACCCTTCGCGTCACCGGCCGCCACGACGAGGTGAATGGTCCGTATTTCGCGCTGGGGGCCAGCAACCGTCAGCATTTCGATGCGGCCCCTGATGGCCAGCACTTCGCGGGCTTGCGGCGGCTCAACGCCCGGCCGCGCCTGATCGTCATCACCAACTGGCGCCAGCAGGTGGAGGCGTCTCTGGCCACCACCAGACCCGA
- a CDS encoding nucleotidyl transferase AbiEii/AbiGii toxin family protein, whose translation MPSSPPGGGSARVSEPTARVARVCALLNAAEANYMVVGATAMQLWGTSRATRDIDVLIEPTFENATRVLDALAALPFGVAREVDAESLLARGVTMIGDTPNVDVLTRAWNVRWDDASRDIVVFDVDGVPVPTISLPLLIASKQTGRPQDMADVLVLLEIVRARGASN comes from the coding sequence ATGCCGAGTTCGCCGCCTGGCGGCGGCAGCGCGCGCGTGAGTGAACCCACGGCGCGCGTCGCGCGCGTCTGCGCGCTGCTCAATGCCGCCGAGGCGAACTATATGGTCGTCGGCGCGACGGCCATGCAGCTCTGGGGGACATCGCGAGCGACGCGCGATATCGATGTGCTCATCGAACCGACGTTCGAGAACGCCACGCGCGTGCTGGACGCGCTCGCCGCACTGCCCTTCGGCGTGGCACGCGAGGTGGACGCCGAGTCCTTGCTCGCGCGCGGGGTCACGATGATCGGGGATACGCCGAACGTCGATGTCCTCACCCGCGCGTGGAACGTGCGCTGGGACGACGCCAGTCGCGATATCGTGGTGTTCGACGTGGACGGCGTGCCGGTGCCGACGATCTCACTCCCGCTGCTGATCGCATCCAAGCAGACGGGGCGACCGCAGGATATGGCGGATGTGCTGGTGCTACTGGAGATCGTGCGGGCCCGAGGTGCCAGCAACTAG
- a CDS encoding protein kinase: MSSGVSESFAKALEGRYDLQRELGAGGMATVYLARDVRHNRDVAIKVLRGEVGQAVGQERFEREIQIAARLSHPHILPLFDSGAAEGLLFYVMPVVSGESVRDRLDRERQLNVADAIRLACEVAGALDYAHRQGVVHRDIKPENILLQDGHALLADFGIGKALSGVQGELVTQTGVTVGTPAYMSPEQAAGDAVDGRSDLYTLGCVLYELLVGEPPFTGATTQAIIAKRFVQTPADVSALRDAVPRTVGRVVSRTLARVPADRFDTGAALVAALQASLTPEPSAVARAAAPERSLAVLPFINRSGNSEDQFFSDGLSEDLTTALSGVRGLQVASRTSAFRYRASDLDVRDIGAQLNVAHVLEGSVRRSGSKLRVTAQLAAAATGYQLWSERFDRELTDVFEIQDEIVSAIVSALVPTLMADESSAPVPRSAAQGTVNAEAYELYLRGRHLSQQRSPAALRAAIQAFTQAAALDPAYALAYCGLADCYGILRVYGWTRREENVDAARAAVERAMQLAPDLPEVQFARGFFQFYFERRWVDAGPWFVRAEERAPRNSLIQIYSALFYTMTRDAAAVRRHVARAQEADPHSPFIFGLSSCAWYILGDLPAAEAAARRAVELQADHMLATWTHMVALAALNRYAEALPLVRRVLAVSRAPAFMGVCGLVLARAGRRDEAYELLAEIDDRTRDGEYAGAHARLHIYVGLGDTDAVRRELALAAEEVTPPFTLWVWGGPFLEAFRTDPEIGRLLDAWESGEIPAGTA, encoded by the coding sequence ATGAGTAGCGGAGTCTCCGAATCGTTCGCCAAGGCCCTGGAAGGCCGCTACGACCTCCAGCGCGAGCTGGGCGCCGGCGGCATGGCGACCGTCTACCTTGCCCGGGATGTGCGCCACAACCGCGACGTCGCCATCAAGGTGCTGCGCGGGGAGGTCGGGCAAGCCGTCGGACAGGAGCGCTTCGAGCGGGAAATCCAGATCGCGGCGCGACTGAGTCACCCGCATATCCTACCGCTCTTCGACAGTGGCGCGGCCGAGGGGCTGCTCTTCTACGTCATGCCGGTGGTGTCCGGCGAGAGCGTGCGCGATCGGTTGGATCGGGAGCGGCAGCTCAACGTGGCCGATGCCATTCGACTCGCCTGCGAGGTAGCGGGCGCACTCGACTACGCACATCGGCAGGGCGTGGTGCATCGCGACATCAAGCCGGAGAACATCCTGCTGCAGGACGGACACGCGCTGCTCGCGGATTTCGGGATCGGCAAGGCGCTGAGCGGTGTGCAAGGGGAACTCGTGACGCAGACCGGCGTCACGGTGGGCACGCCCGCGTACATGAGCCCCGAGCAGGCCGCCGGAGATGCCGTGGATGGACGCAGCGATCTCTATACGCTGGGGTGCGTCTTGTATGAACTGCTGGTCGGGGAGCCGCCGTTCACGGGGGCCACGACGCAGGCGATCATCGCCAAGCGCTTCGTACAGACACCGGCCGATGTCTCCGCGCTTCGCGACGCGGTGCCGCGCACCGTGGGGCGGGTGGTCAGTCGCACACTCGCGCGCGTACCGGCCGATCGCTTCGACACGGGAGCCGCGCTGGTGGCGGCGCTGCAGGCGTCGCTCACGCCTGAGCCGAGCGCTGTGGCGCGTGCCGCCGCGCCGGAGCGATCGCTGGCGGTGCTGCCGTTCATCAATCGCAGTGGCAACAGCGAGGATCAGTTCTTCAGCGACGGCCTGTCGGAAGATCTCACGACCGCACTCTCGGGCGTGCGCGGTCTGCAGGTGGCCTCGCGCACGTCGGCATTCCGCTATCGCGCGAGTGATCTCGATGTGCGGGATATCGGGGCGCAGCTCAACGTCGCCCATGTGTTGGAAGGCAGCGTGCGGCGGTCGGGGAGCAAGCTGCGGGTCACGGCGCAGCTGGCCGCGGCCGCGACCGGATACCAGCTCTGGTCGGAGCGCTTCGATCGGGAGCTCACCGACGTCTTCGAGATTCAGGATGAGATCGTGAGCGCCATCGTGAGCGCGCTGGTGCCCACACTGATGGCCGATGAGTCGTCAGCTCCCGTGCCACGGTCGGCCGCGCAGGGCACGGTCAACGCAGAAGCGTATGAGCTGTATCTGCGGGGGCGGCACCTGTCTCAGCAACGCTCGCCGGCAGCGTTACGCGCCGCCATTCAGGCCTTTACGCAGGCGGCGGCACTCGATCCCGCCTATGCGCTCGCGTACTGCGGGCTGGCAGACTGCTACGGCATTCTGCGCGTCTACGGGTGGACACGACGCGAAGAGAATGTCGATGCGGCACGCGCCGCGGTGGAGCGCGCGATGCAGCTCGCGCCGGATCTCCCCGAGGTGCAGTTCGCGCGCGGGTTCTTTCAGTTCTATTTCGAGCGACGCTGGGTTGACGCGGGGCCGTGGTTCGTCCGCGCCGAAGAGCGCGCGCCGCGCAATTCGCTCATCCAGATCTACAGCGCGCTCTTCTACACCATGACGCGCGACGCGGCGGCGGTCCGGCGGCACGTCGCGCGGGCGCAGGAGGCGGATCCGCATTCGCCGTTCATTTTTGGGCTGTCGAGTTGTGCCTGGTACATCCTGGGCGACCTGCCGGCAGCGGAAGCGGCGGCGCGGCGCGCGGTGGAGTTGCAGGCGGATCACATGCTCGCGACGTGGACGCATATGGTGGCGCTCGCCGCCCTGAACCGGTACGCGGAAGCACTGCCGCTCGTGCGGCGCGTACTCGCGGTCTCGCGCGCTCCCGCGTTCATGGGGGTCTGCGGACTGGTGCTCGCGCGGGCCGGCCGTCGAGACGAGGCGTACGAGCTGCTCGCGGAGATCGACGACCGGACCCGCGACGGCGAGTACGCTGGGGCGCATGCGCGGCTGCACATCTATGTCGGCTTGGGTGATACGGACGCGGTGCGGCGTGAGCTCGCGCTCGCCGCCGAGGAAGTCACTCCGCCGTTCACACTCTGGGTGTGGGGCGGGCCTTTTCTCGAGGCGTTCCGCACCGATCCGGAGATCGGCCGGCTGCTCGATGCGTGGGAGAGCGGTGAGATTCCGGCGGGCACGGCATGA
- a CDS encoding protein phosphatase 2C domain-containing protein, with the protein MSVLPNPPRRPRDDEIDVCGLSHAGKVRRENQDHFLIANIHQRMQVLSSNLVNDGESLPDHPQRLALLAMIADGVGGGVGGAEASAIALQATMRYVESSLTAYYGSADGQGEFTALLQAAAQRAHEAVRAHRDDRGVAGTMATTLTMYFAVWPWYYLLQVGDSRYYVWRDGVLRQMTRDQTMAQDLVESGVLSEADAARTPLAHVLSSAIGADKSMPVVTKHAFDWNNRHLLCSDGLTKHVTDARIGEILATMTSAKQAAEQLLQEALDGGGSDNITIIVGKSTPRDA; encoded by the coding sequence ATGAGCGTGCTGCCGAACCCACCGCGTCGTCCGCGTGACGACGAAATCGACGTCTGTGGCCTCTCCCACGCGGGAAAGGTCCGACGAGAAAATCAGGATCACTTCCTGATCGCGAACATCCATCAGCGCATGCAGGTGCTCAGCAGCAACCTCGTCAATGATGGCGAGAGCCTGCCTGACCACCCGCAGCGGCTCGCGCTGCTGGCGATGATCGCCGATGGCGTCGGCGGGGGTGTCGGCGGCGCCGAGGCGAGCGCCATCGCGCTGCAGGCCACGATGCGCTACGTCGAAAGCAGCCTCACCGCGTACTACGGCTCGGCGGATGGTCAGGGCGAATTCACCGCACTGCTTCAGGCGGCCGCGCAGCGCGCGCATGAGGCCGTGCGGGCCCATCGCGACGATCGCGGCGTGGCCGGCACCATGGCGACCACGCTCACGATGTATTTCGCCGTCTGGCCGTGGTATTACCTCCTGCAGGTGGGCGATTCGCGCTATTACGTGTGGCGCGACGGCGTGCTGCGGCAGATGACGCGCGACCAGACGATGGCGCAGGATCTCGTCGAAAGCGGCGTGCTCAGCGAAGCCGACGCCGCCCGCACGCCGCTGGCCCACGTCCTCTCGAGCGCGATCGGCGCCGACAAGTCGATGCCGGTGGTGACCAAGCACGCGTTCGACTGGAACAACCGCCACCTGCTCTGCTCGGACGGCCTCACCAAGCACGTCACCGATGCGCGCATCGGCGAGATCCTCGCGACGATGACGAGCGCGAAGCAGGCCGCCGAGCAGCTGCTCCAGGAAGCGCTGGACGGCGGTGGCAGCGACAACATCACCATCATCGTGGGCAAGTCCACGCCGCGGGACGCGTGA
- a CDS encoding universal stress protein, translated as MTATTTRSAEFLSRFDPVLTPTGPLLVASDASPASDAAFPMARALALHTGASVQVISALRPNAMPTYAFDAVPYPVVPTPEVLEGRETLVKSQMARLVPAAAPWPVTVRTGDPVREILDLAKAHDARLIVVGRGRHGLLERVLGGESVLRLLQLGETPVLAVERTLEALPRRIVIATDFSVFSIYAAQVALDLVAPDAHVELVHVAPTLTDSGPVLRDFAREYREQAAASFAQLIERLARPGMQFTSLLLDGNASTRLVDHLTATEADLMVTATHGYGFLRRMVLGSVAAELVRSAPCSLLCVPGSARTLAAARAQATALNDCTRVLSMERLDAELFELSVRNTGRGCTVEVSQRAIGIKPLGHHLPLVGLSFDAQSRDLALMFGASSLEGAHLSHIVPGVLTVELVTDGHGRDQVLKIAHEGGMTLVMLE; from the coding sequence ATGACCGCCACCACGACCCGCTCCGCGGAGTTCCTGAGTCGCTTCGACCCCGTCCTGACCCCGACCGGCCCGCTGCTCGTGGCCAGCGACGCGAGCCCGGCATCGGATGCCGCATTCCCGATGGCTCGCGCCCTCGCGCTGCACACCGGCGCGAGTGTGCAGGTCATCAGTGCGCTCCGTCCAAATGCGATGCCGACGTACGCCTTCGATGCCGTCCCCTATCCAGTGGTGCCCACGCCTGAGGTCCTCGAAGGGCGCGAGACGCTGGTGAAATCGCAGATGGCCCGCCTCGTGCCGGCGGCCGCGCCGTGGCCGGTGACGGTGCGCACCGGCGATCCGGTCCGTGAGATTCTCGACCTGGCCAAAGCGCATGACGCGCGACTCATCGTGGTCGGGCGCGGGCGGCACGGCCTGCTCGAGCGCGTGCTCGGCGGTGAATCGGTGCTGCGCCTGCTGCAGCTGGGCGAGACGCCGGTGCTGGCGGTGGAGCGCACCCTCGAAGCGCTGCCCCGCCGCATCGTGATCGCCACCGACTTCAGCGTGTTCAGCATTTACGCCGCGCAGGTCGCGCTCGACCTCGTGGCGCCGGATGCCCACGTGGAGCTGGTGCACGTGGCGCCCACGCTCACCGACAGCGGGCCGGTGCTGCGCGATTTCGCTCGGGAGTATCGCGAGCAGGCGGCGGCGAGCTTCGCGCAACTGATAGAACGACTCGCGCGGCCCGGGATGCAGTTCACCTCGCTGCTGCTCGACGGCAACGCGTCGACGCGGCTTGTGGACCATCTCACCGCCACCGAAGCCGACCTGATGGTCACGGCGACCCACGGCTATGGCTTCCTGCGCCGCATGGTGCTGGGCAGCGTGGCGGCGGAACTTGTCCGCAGCGCTCCCTGCTCACTCCTCTGCGTGCCGGGCAGTGCGCGCACGCTGGCCGCCGCGCGGGCTCAGGCCACCGCCCTCAACGACTGCACCCGCGTGCTCTCGATGGAGCGGCTCGACGCGGAACTGTTCGAGCTGAGTGTGCGCAACACCGGGCGCGGCTGCACGGTGGAGGTGAGCCAGCGGGCCATCGGCATCAAGCCGCTCGGCCATCACCTCCCGCTGGTCGGGCTGTCGTTCGACGCGCAGTCCCGGGATCTCGCCCTGATGTTCGGCGCGTCCTCGCTCGAAGGCGCACACCTGTCGCACATCGTGCCGGGCGTGCTCACCGTGGAGCTGGTGACGGACGGACATGGGCGCGATCAGGTGCTCAAGATCGCGCATGAGGGGGGGATGACGTTGGTAATGCTGGAGTGA
- a CDS encoding ribbon-helix-helix protein, CopG family: MTKAAKIAITIPPDDLAAADALAARLGRSRSWVLSEALRRFVAFEQLSQALDASRQAQLARDLRLSASDRVREGEADVVTLGPSGTAPTSAPRTFATYAEFAAWRRQRARE; this comes from the coding sequence ATGACCAAAGCCGCCAAGATCGCCATCACGATCCCGCCGGACGACCTGGCCGCGGCCGACGCCCTCGCCGCGCGGCTCGGCCGGTCCCGCAGCTGGGTCCTGAGCGAGGCGCTTCGGCGGTTCGTGGCCTTTGAGCAGCTCAGTCAGGCGCTCGATGCGTCGCGCCAGGCGCAGCTGGCGCGGGATCTCCGCTTGTCGGCATCCGACCGCGTCCGTGAAGGGGAGGCGGACGTCGTTACGCTCGGCCCGAGCGGGACCGCGCCAACCAGCGCCCCGCGCACCTTCGCGACGTATGCCGAGTTCGCCGCCTGGCGGCGGCAGCGCGCGCGTGAGTGA
- a CDS encoding protein kinase, producing MIEALRTALAGRYDLQRELGAGGMATVYLAQDVRHGREVAIKVMRPEIAQSVGAERFLREIQLAARLSHPHILPLFDSGDADGMLYYVMPRVRGRSLRDRLDEVAVLPVPEAVRVATEVAEALHHAHAHGVIHRDIKPENILLQDGHALVADFGIGRAVGELGGETLTQAGASLGTPTYMSPEQAVGDPVDGRSDLYALGCVLYEMLVGEPPFTGPTVQAVIAKRFVQTPADVAGLREGIPKPVARAVQRALARTSVDRFETGAAFAEALRAPDEAVAQAEERSIAVLPFANLSTDPDNEFFADGITEEILGALAQNRELRVAGRSSSFALKGKGFSAEEAATRLKVRTVLEGSVRRAGTRVRIAVQLTDASRGYQMWSERYDRDAADVFAVQDEIARAIAGKLDVTLARPAEAIAQRGSTDLEAYDAYLKGRVLLARRGGAVHEAIRCFEYALARDPDFGLAWAALANAYVVQGYWGNVDPAAVSGRVREAVNNAVRLAPGAAEAHAIEAMASLMFEWKIDAAEQAFQQAMALDRNYLQSGMWYWQFLRAHMYGEWDRAVAAMIAIVERDPQSAIIAGAVAVLLGTARQGDEALRWVERAAALDANAFLTHFGRQVAHLARRDYDAAIHASQAALLVSGRQSNALCMLGLARAGSGDHEGARDILNEMFARERREFMPCTNMAALAAAIGDPEQAMRLVETALARKEPTLLANMLGWPGFEPLQRIPAFDEIVRRVGLPGYGRYPVNPLDRPT from the coding sequence GTGATCGAGGCATTACGCACGGCGTTGGCTGGGCGGTATGACCTCCAGCGCGAACTGGGCGCGGGGGGCATGGCCACGGTGTATCTCGCGCAGGACGTGCGGCATGGACGCGAGGTGGCGATCAAGGTCATGCGGCCGGAGATCGCGCAGTCGGTGGGGGCGGAGCGCTTTCTGCGCGAAATTCAGCTCGCCGCCCGCTTGAGTCATCCGCATATCCTGCCGCTCTTCGATTCCGGCGACGCCGACGGCATGCTGTACTACGTGATGCCGCGCGTACGCGGCCGCTCGCTGCGCGATCGGTTGGATGAGGTGGCGGTGCTGCCGGTGCCGGAAGCCGTGCGCGTGGCGACCGAGGTCGCGGAGGCGCTGCATCACGCGCATGCGCACGGTGTCATTCACCGCGATATCAAGCCCGAGAACATTCTGCTGCAGGACGGGCACGCACTGGTCGCCGATTTCGGCATCGGCCGCGCCGTGGGCGAGTTGGGAGGCGAGACGCTGACGCAGGCGGGCGCGAGCCTGGGCACGCCGACCTACATGAGCCCCGAGCAGGCCGTGGGTGATCCGGTGGACGGCCGGAGCGATCTCTACGCGCTGGGCTGTGTGCTGTACGAAATGCTGGTGGGCGAACCGCCGTTCACCGGGCCGACGGTGCAGGCGGTGATCGCGAAGCGTTTCGTGCAGACGCCGGCCGACGTCGCGGGGCTGCGAGAGGGGATTCCCAAGCCGGTCGCCCGTGCGGTGCAGCGCGCGCTGGCGCGCACGTCGGTCGATCGCTTCGAGACCGGTGCGGCCTTCGCCGAGGCGCTGCGGGCTCCGGATGAAGCCGTGGCGCAGGCCGAAGAGCGGTCGATCGCGGTATTGCCATTCGCGAATCTCAGTACCGATCCCGACAACGAGTTCTTTGCCGATGGTATCACCGAGGAAATCCTCGGCGCGCTGGCCCAGAATCGGGAGCTGCGGGTGGCGGGGCGGTCGTCGAGCTTTGCCCTCAAGGGCAAGGGCTTCTCTGCCGAGGAGGCGGCCACGCGGCTCAAGGTACGGACCGTGTTGGAAGGATCGGTGCGACGAGCCGGCACGCGCGTGCGCATTGCCGTACAGCTGACCGATGCGTCGCGCGGCTACCAGATGTGGAGCGAGCGGTACGATCGCGACGCGGCCGATGTGTTCGCGGTGCAGGACGAAATCGCGCGCGCGATCGCCGGAAAGCTGGACGTGACGCTGGCGCGGCCGGCGGAGGCGATTGCGCAGCGCGGATCCACCGACTTGGAGGCCTACGACGCCTACCTCAAGGGGCGGGTATTGCTGGCGCGCCGCGGTGGCGCGGTGCACGAAGCGATTCGGTGCTTCGAGTACGCGCTTGCGCGCGATCCCGATTTCGGTCTCGCCTGGGCGGCGTTGGCCAACGCGTACGTCGTTCAGGGATACTGGGGGAATGTCGATCCCGCGGCGGTCAGTGGCCGCGTCCGGGAAGCGGTGAACAACGCTGTGCGACTCGCCCCCGGCGCCGCTGAAGCCCACGCGATCGAAGCGATGGCATCGCTCATGTTCGAGTGGAAGATTGACGCGGCCGAGCAGGCGTTTCAGCAGGCGATGGCGCTGGATCGGAACTACCTGCAGAGTGGCATGTGGTACTGGCAGTTCCTTCGAGCGCACATGTACGGCGAATGGGACCGCGCGGTCGCCGCGATGATCGCAATCGTGGAGCGCGACCCTCAATCAGCCATCATCGCCGGCGCCGTGGCGGTCCTGCTGGGCACCGCACGACAGGGTGATGAGGCGTTGCGATGGGTCGAACGAGCGGCCGCGCTCGATGCGAATGCCTTCCTGACGCACTTTGGGCGGCAGGTCGCCCATCTGGCGCGGCGCGACTACGACGCCGCCATCCACGCGAGTCAGGCCGCGCTGCTCGTCTCCGGCCGTCAGTCGAATGCGTTGTGCATGCTCGGGCTGGCACGCGCCGGCAGCGGCGACCATGAGGGCGCCCGGGATATCCTCAACGAAATGTTCGCGCGCGAGCGGCGGGAGTTCATGCCGTGCACGAACATGGCGGCGTTGGCGGCGGCCATTGGTGACCCCGAGCAGGCGATGCGCCTGGTCGAGACGGCCCTCGCGAGAAAGGAACCCACGTTGCTCGCGAACATGCTTGGCTGGCCCGGCTTCGAACCGCTGCAGCGCATCCCGGCGTTCGACGAAATCGTTCGCCGGGTGGGACTGCCGGGCTATGGCCGCTACCCGGTGAATCCGCTCGATCGGCCCACCTAG